TCATTGCTCTTCCCAACATCATAATTGTCCATTTTAATCCTCCCGGATTAGATTTTTAAAGATTAAGGGGGTAGTTATAAACGTTTACTATCATTATCATTGCTCTTCTCAACGTCAATATATCATAATTATCGTGATAATCTTTGAAGTACCCTTtttaactgaaaaaaaaaatctctaaaatagcTTAttggaaggggaaaaaaaaactacaatcaGTATCTTCAAGACATGGTTTGTAGGCCAAATCGGTCATTTACcagtttttgtgaaaattattaGCAACATACCACTGTTTGCAAAATAAGTAGCAATATAccacttttttgaaactcgagtttgttGTGTAAATCGACTTGTGCTGACGAGGATTTTATTATTGAAGAAATGccacatggaactcgagcttggtaaactcgagttccatgtaacaCAAACTTGAGCATACCAAGCTCAAGTTCCttgtaaatacaaaatttgctttttttttttttttttccttctatggTACTCGATcttaccaagctcgagttccttgcaatatggaactcaagttttctaagctcgagttccttatactttttttttttgataatccacaaataaacataaacataaaaataagtatttttttttcatttgaacgCACAAacatgtgtttttatttatttaaatagaagcattgtaaaatatagaaatttaaatttcaacatattaatttttaaatacagatctgttttgaggtgtaaaaaatagttttgaagtgtaaaaaaaattcggatttgtaattaatgaaaatacagattagttttaaattgtaaaaaaaattcaaacctgtatttaatgaaaatacagatctgtttttagtttaaaaataagatTCATTAATGAGTagatttttgaaactcaaaagaaaattcataacAACAAGAGAATTATTTAAAGACTTTTTAACTAAGTTTATGCAACTCATAGCAAACTCATTGCAATAACATcagaaattgaaataaaaaacatccTAAATCTGATCACGCACCATCAAGTAGAACTAATAGATAAGATcacagaaaaaggaaaagaaaaactacctCTTGCATGGATGTGCTCTTCTTGGTGAAGGAATagtttagggttcaaagaaatttatgcaattctctttgaaacctaaaatatcttacttacaaaaaaaaaaaaatcctaaggcTAGAAGCTCCAAAACGTTTTTAAcgtaagagagaaaagaagagttagaaAGAGGggaaattatcaatttatagATGTATAGAAAAAATCTTTCACATTCCTTTTAGAAACACTACAAGTCAAGAACTTACATATCTAGACGTGGTAAGACGTAAGTTCTTCTTTATATCTAAGTGGTCTACTCTTTCTGCAATACTTATCAATCATTGACCATACAGTAATTCGGAACAAGattgataaagtaacaataTGTAGCTTAAACTTCTTTCGGTTCGGTGTGCCCATGGCTAAAAATggagtgagattttttttttacatgtttttctAATTTCTCATTGTAACCCCTATTATTTTAGCCAATTGATCACAACGCTTCCAAGAAGTTAGAAATTGATGAGtgtgttaaaaatgaatgaacaagggGTATAAGTGgcctaaaaattaatattatggaattaaaatttctatattttataatacttctatttaaataaataaaaacatatgtttgtgcgttcaaatgaaaaaaattacttatttgtatgtttatgtttatttgttgtttatcaatttaaaaaaaaaagtataagaaacTCGAGTCGAGTACCATATTACAAGGAACTCGAGCTTGGAATCTCGAGTTCCAAATTACctaagctcgagtaccatagCATGGAACCCGAGTTTACCAAGCTTGAGTTCCATGtgacattttttcaaaaaaaatccacgtcaacacatgtttttttttttttttttttttttataatgaaactCGAGtgtttaaaactcgatttacacagcaaactcgagtttcatgaactcgagtttcaaaaagtGGTCTACTTATTTTGTAAACAATGATATGTTACTAACAATTTTTGCAAAAAGTGGTAAATGGCCAATTTGACCTGGTTTGTATCATATATGACTTGAAGGAAATTACTAATAATTTGTAGATAACCAAaccatttcattttcttgttattttctcATCAACTCTTTGCTTTTCTCCAAGtttttgtttcctttctttAAGGCGCCAAGAATTCACGGACACAATTGGATATGCGAGGGGATTATGGCTATTGTGGAAGACAGATGAAGTGGAAGTGTTCATTCTCTCATCCACAGAACAGGAAATCCACGCCATGGTAAAGGTACGTTGCTCTAACCTTTCCTGGTTTATTTCCCCTATTTATGCTAGCCCACGGTTAAATGAAAGGAGAATTTTATGGTCCAATCTGACTAAAGTTGCCCAGTTACATCAATTGCCTTGGCTGCTTTTgggagattttaatgaaatcCTCAGTGGGGAGGACAAATATGGGGGTAGAAGTATAAACATTAAGAGGGCCTTAGAGTTTAAGGATTGCCTTGACTATTGTAACTTTGGGATTTGGGGTTTTTTGGCCCCAAATACACATGGTCCAATTGCAAACAAATTTCGGATTTAATTTTGGAAAGGATAGACAGGTGTTTTGCGAACCCGTCTTGGAGATTATTATACCCTGAAGCTTTGGTCACCCACTTAACCAGAGTGTACTCGGACCATTGCCCTGTCCTAATTGAACTTAGCAAACCTCCTCCCACGACTAGAAATAAGCCATTTAGATTTCAATCTATATGGCTGCTACACCCGGAGTTTCCCAAATTTGTTAAAGACAACTGGGACCATGATCATCCACTATCCTCTGCAATTACTAATTTTACCAGGGAAGTTAAACGGTGGAATGTTGAGGTTTTTGGGAATTTATTCACCAGGAAGAAGAAAGTGCTTGCCAGACTTAATGGTACTCAGAAAGCCCTTGCATGTTACCCCAATGATTTTCTGATCCACCTAGAGAAGCAACTTATAGAAGTGTACAATCTTATTATGCTTCAGGAGGAAGAGTTTTGGGCATTAAAATCTCGCCTAAATTGGACGGCCTTTAGAAACCGTAGTACTTCCTTTTTTCACACTTCTACGGTGGTGAGAAGGCATAGAAATCGAATCAAAGCTATCAAGAATAATGTGGGTGAATGGATTACAGATGAAGAGGGAGTGAAAAATCAAATTCTTTCCGGATTCAAGAAGCTCTTTACCACTAAGCTGACCTATTCTACTCGTACCTCAGAAGTGGAACACTTCTCTTGCAGTGTTCTTTCTGGGTGGGAGAAGGAAAAGCTCTATGAAGAATTGACCCACGCGGAGATTAAGGCAGAAATGTTGGCGCTTAAACCATTTAAAGCACTTGGAGCTGACAGATTACATGTTGGTTTTTTCCAACGGTTCTGGCATGAAGTTCAAGAAGCTATTTGTAATGAGGTTGCTTTAGCCTTTCAATCAGGGACAGTTCCTTACTACTTGAATGAAACTCTTTTAGCTCTTATTCCTAAATGTTAAAGCCTGAAATCATTGGGGAATTATAAACTGATTAGCCTGTGCAACTCGGTCTATAAAGCAATCACCAAAATCATCACTACTAGGCTGCGTCCTTTCCTCAACAAGCTAGTCTCACCCTTACAAGCTACTTTTGTTCCAGGTAGGAGGGGTATGGATAACATTGTTGTAGCTCAGGGGCTCATTTATGGACGAAACCTAAGGAGGATCAAGAATGCATTTTCTTGGGTAAATGGGTCTGGGAGCTGGATACAATGCCAAAAATAGCACATTTCTTATGGTTGTGTCACCACAATAGTGTACCCGTGAGAGAGGTCATTGCTGCAAGAGGTGTGCAATGTGATACCACTTGCCCTCTTTGCAAAAAGGACAATGAATCAATAAGCCATTTATTAAGAGAGTGCCCTTTTGTCGTAGACTTTTGGAGGAAAATAGGGGTGCCGGCCTCTCTGATTCCCTCCTTCAACTTAAGCTGGTTGGATTGGTTGAAGAGAAACTGTGTGTAATGGCCAAATCCAATCCCACGGAATTCCTTAGAAGAGCTTATTTCCTCTTGCTGTTTGGGGGCTATGGAAGAACAATGTAGTCTTCAAGAATACTGAACTAAATGATTTCCTCCACAAATCTTGTATTAATCGGGCAGTCaagttcttcttttttgttggcaAATCTATCCAGCCTCGGCAACAGGGCTGCATACAAATCAGATGGAACAAACCCAATGTGGGCTGGCACAAGCTCAACACAGATGGAGCATCAATGGGGAACCCAGGGAAAGCAAGAGGAGGAAGGGTTATTTGGGATCACAGAGGGAGCTGGGTCCGAGGATTTGCTCAAAAAATTGGGTTCACAACAAGTGTCATAGCTGAATTTTGGGCACTAAGAGATAAGCTGACCATGGCTACACAAATGGGGATAACTCTCCTAGAAATAGAAATGGATGCAAAGATTGTAGTTGACCTTATACTCTCTAATTTGAACTCTAACAAAGAGTACTCTCCATTGCTGAATGATTGCAGGTCCCTACTCCAAGGATTTCAGCAAGTAAAGATGCAGCATGTCTATCGGGAAGTGAATAAAGTTGCAAATGGCCTTGCAAGAAGGGGATGCTTGCAGCAAgatgattttgttattttcattacTCCCCCTTCCCCTGACATTACCTccttagttatgtttgatgTTAATGGTTTGTACTCTCTAAGGCGATCTGCCAATGTTGTAACTGCTTTGGACAGCTAGTTGTTTTAATGCATTCTCCttaaccaaaaaatgaaaaaagaaaaaagaattcctTGAAACAGTACACGAAATATCACATGTTTAAgagattaaaaacaaaaacaaaaggatcTTTATAAATAtgacatattttatattagattATGGCCATCAAATGAGATGACGAATACATTACGAAAAATGCTTGGAGTGCTGGAAAAAATTATGAAGTAAtgcaattatatataaagttgtTAAGTATAAGATACTGGCTTTCATTTGGCCCTTGCCCTGTTTGGTATGTATGTATCTTATCTCATTGTCTTTTTAATGAAAGGGGCATTACCATTTACCAGTATGGCGGTTtctacaattaaaaataaaaaaattaaacaa
This genomic stretch from Castanea sativa cultivar Marrone di Chiusa Pesio chromosome 9, ASM4071231v1 harbors:
- the LOC142609032 gene encoding uncharacterized protein LOC142609032 → MANLTWRQEFTDTIGYARGLWLLWKTDEVEVFILSSTEQEIHAMVKVRCSNLSWEVKRWNVEVFGNLFTRKKKVLARLNGTQKALACYPNDFLIHLEKQLIEVYNLIMLQEEEFWALKSRLNWTAFRNRSTSFFHTSTVVRRHRNRIKAIKNNVGEWITDEEGVKNQILSGFKKLFTTKLTYSTRTSEVEHFSCSVLSGWEKEKLYEELTHAEIKAEMLALKPFKALGADRLHVGFFQRFWHEVQEAICNEVALAFQSGTVPYYLNETLLALIPKC